From a region of the Hemitrygon akajei chromosome 16, sHemAka1.3, whole genome shotgun sequence genome:
- the LOC140740110 gene encoding G-protein coupled receptor 54-like isoform X2, translating into MESSANRTENGSAGWFEAHVRAGLGSGFNLTGEESPPFLTDAWLVPLFFALLMLVGLVGNSLVVFVVRTRRKLWTATNCYIVNLAITDIIFLVCCVPFTATLYPLPSWIFGDFMCKFVNYLQQVTVQATCITLMAMSLDRCYAMAYPLQSLRHRTPRLAMVVSVVIWIGSFVLSVPMALYHRTAKGYWYGLQTYCIEAFPTESQQKAFIIYTFLAAYLLPLGTICVCYTIMLQRVGRPVVRPVDGSYQKVHHLSERSMAMRAKVTKMVVVIVLLFTVCWGPIQVFVLFQGFYTGFQVNLETYKIKTWANCMSYANSSINPIIYTFMGENFRRSFRKAFPFMFKQRVRDGTFTRGSRNAKVKFVTEES; encoded by the exons ATGGAATCGAGCGCGAACAGGACGGAGAACGGCAGCGCCGGCTGGTTCGAGGCTCATGTACGGGCAGGTCTCGGCAGCGGCTTCAATCTGACCGGCGAGGAGAGCCCCCCGTTCCTGACCGACGCTTGGCTCGTTCCCCTCTTCTTCGCCCTGCTGATGTTGGTGGGGCTGGTGGGGAACTCGTTGGTGGTATTTGTGGTGAGAACCCGAAGGAAGCTCTGGACAGCGACCAACTGCTACATCG TTAATTTGGCAATTACGGACATCATTTTCCTGGTTTGCTGTGTGCCGTTTACAGCCACTCTGTACCCCCTTCCCAGCTGGATCTTTGGAGACTTTATGTGCAAATTCGTCAACTACCTACAGCAG GTCACTGTCCAGGCCACCTGTATAACACTAATGGCCATGAGCTTGGATCGCTGTTATGCCATGGCCTACCCACTTCAGTCACTGCGCCACCGCACCCCCCGGCTGGCGATGGTGGTAAGCGTGGTGATCTGGATTG GTTCCTTCGTTCTGTCTGTTCCCATGGCTCTGTACCACAGGACAGCAAAGGGCTATTGGTATGGTCTACAGACGTACTGCATCGAAGCATTCCCCACAGAGTCCCAGCAGAAAGCCTTCATCATCTACACCTTCCTTGCTGCCTACCTCCTGCCTCTGGGCACCATCTGCGTGTGCTACACCATCATGCTACAGAGGGTGGGCCGCCCAGTTGTCAGACCCGTTGACGGCAGTTATCAG AAAGTACATCATTTGTCAGAGAGGTCAATGGCCATGAGGGCGAAAGTCACCAagatggtggtggtgattgtgctCTTGTTCACTGTGTGTTGGGGCCCCATCCAGGTCTTTGTCCTCTTTCAAGGCTTCTACACTGGTTTCCAGGTCAACCTTGAGACCTACAAAATCAAAACGTGGGCTAACTGTATGTCTTATGCCAACTCTTCCATCAATCCGATCATCTACACATTCATGGGTGAGAATTTCAGGAGATCCTTCAGAAAAGCATTCCCCTTCATGTTTAAGCAACGGGTCAGAGATGGCACCTTTACCAGAGGCTCCAGGAATGCCAAGGTGAAGTTTGTCACCGAGGAATCATAA
- the LOC140740110 gene encoding G-protein coupled receptor 54-like isoform X1: MESSANRTENGSAGWFEAHVRAGLGSGFNLTGEESPPFLTDAWLVPLFFALLMLVGLVGNSLVVFVVRTRRKLWTATNCYIVNLAITDIIFLVCCVPFTATLYPLPSWIFGDFMCKFVNYLQQVTVQATCITLMAMSLDRCYAMAYPLQSLRHRTPRLAMVVSVVIWIGSFVLSVPMALYHRTAKGYWYGLQTYCIEAFPTESQQKAFIIYTFLAAYLLPLGTICVCYTIMLQRVGRPVVRPVDGSYQNKVLRSAVQIKCKCHNEKVHHLSERSMAMRAKVTKMVVVIVLLFTVCWGPIQVFVLFQGFYTGFQVNLETYKIKTWANCMSYANSSINPIIYTFMGENFRRSFRKAFPFMFKQRVRDGTFTRGSRNAKVKFVTEES, encoded by the exons ATGGAATCGAGCGCGAACAGGACGGAGAACGGCAGCGCCGGCTGGTTCGAGGCTCATGTACGGGCAGGTCTCGGCAGCGGCTTCAATCTGACCGGCGAGGAGAGCCCCCCGTTCCTGACCGACGCTTGGCTCGTTCCCCTCTTCTTCGCCCTGCTGATGTTGGTGGGGCTGGTGGGGAACTCGTTGGTGGTATTTGTGGTGAGAACCCGAAGGAAGCTCTGGACAGCGACCAACTGCTACATCG TTAATTTGGCAATTACGGACATCATTTTCCTGGTTTGCTGTGTGCCGTTTACAGCCACTCTGTACCCCCTTCCCAGCTGGATCTTTGGAGACTTTATGTGCAAATTCGTCAACTACCTACAGCAG GTCACTGTCCAGGCCACCTGTATAACACTAATGGCCATGAGCTTGGATCGCTGTTATGCCATGGCCTACCCACTTCAGTCACTGCGCCACCGCACCCCCCGGCTGGCGATGGTGGTAAGCGTGGTGATCTGGATTG GTTCCTTCGTTCTGTCTGTTCCCATGGCTCTGTACCACAGGACAGCAAAGGGCTATTGGTATGGTCTACAGACGTACTGCATCGAAGCATTCCCCACAGAGTCCCAGCAGAAAGCCTTCATCATCTACACCTTCCTTGCTGCCTACCTCCTGCCTCTGGGCACCATCTGCGTGTGCTACACCATCATGCTACAGAGGGTGGGCCGCCCAGTTGTCAGACCCGTTGACGGCAGTTATCAG aataaagtgctacgAAGTGCAGTACAGATTAAATGCAAGTGCCACAATGAG AAAGTACATCATTTGTCAGAGAGGTCAATGGCCATGAGGGCGAAAGTCACCAagatggtggtggtgattgtgctCTTGTTCACTGTGTGTTGGGGCCCCATCCAGGTCTTTGTCCTCTTTCAAGGCTTCTACACTGGTTTCCAGGTCAACCTTGAGACCTACAAAATCAAAACGTGGGCTAACTGTATGTCTTATGCCAACTCTTCCATCAATCCGATCATCTACACATTCATGGGTGAGAATTTCAGGAGATCCTTCAGAAAAGCATTCCCCTTCATGTTTAAGCAACGGGTCAGAGATGGCACCTTTACCAGAGGCTCCAGGAATGCCAAGGTGAAGTTTGTCACCGAGGAATCATAA
- the LOC140740110 gene encoding G-protein coupled receptor 54-like isoform X3 gives MESSANRTENGSAGWFEAHVRAGLGSGFNLTGEESPPFLTDAWLVPLFFALLMLVGLVGNSLVVFVVRTRRKLWTATNCYIVNLAITDIIFLVCCVPFTATLYPLPSWIFGDFMCKFVNYLQQVTVQATCITLMAMSLDRCYAMAYPLQSLRHRTPRLAMVVSVVIWIGSFVLSVPMALYHRTAKGYWYGLQTYCIEAFPTESQQKAFIIYTFLAAYLLPLGTICVCYTIMLQRVGRPVVRPVDGSYQDEGTGASGRTSPGSGTVTTPQSSGS, from the exons ATGGAATCGAGCGCGAACAGGACGGAGAACGGCAGCGCCGGCTGGTTCGAGGCTCATGTACGGGCAGGTCTCGGCAGCGGCTTCAATCTGACCGGCGAGGAGAGCCCCCCGTTCCTGACCGACGCTTGGCTCGTTCCCCTCTTCTTCGCCCTGCTGATGTTGGTGGGGCTGGTGGGGAACTCGTTGGTGGTATTTGTGGTGAGAACCCGAAGGAAGCTCTGGACAGCGACCAACTGCTACATCG TTAATTTGGCAATTACGGACATCATTTTCCTGGTTTGCTGTGTGCCGTTTACAGCCACTCTGTACCCCCTTCCCAGCTGGATCTTTGGAGACTTTATGTGCAAATTCGTCAACTACCTACAGCAG GTCACTGTCCAGGCCACCTGTATAACACTAATGGCCATGAGCTTGGATCGCTGTTATGCCATGGCCTACCCACTTCAGTCACTGCGCCACCGCACCCCCCGGCTGGCGATGGTGGTAAGCGTGGTGATCTGGATTG GTTCCTTCGTTCTGTCTGTTCCCATGGCTCTGTACCACAGGACAGCAAAGGGCTATTGGTATGGTCTACAGACGTACTGCATCGAAGCATTCCCCACAGAGTCCCAGCAGAAAGCCTTCATCATCTACACCTTCCTTGCTGCCTACCTCCTGCCTCTGGGCACCATCTGCGTGTGCTACACCATCATGCTACAGAGGGTGGGCCGCCCAGTTGTCAGACCCGTTGACGGCAGTTATCAG gatgaaggtacaggagcctcaggacgcacatcaccaggttcaggaacagttactacccctcaatcatcaggctcttga